TTCTTAGATACAATACCTGCTTTCCTTGGATACTTATCAGAAGTATGTGTTATCTTTTTTATTACTACTAAATTATGATTGAACTCATCATCTTCAACTTTTATTATATCTTCAATTTTACCACCTAAAATATTAATTGCATTCTTGCTTTCTGTAATCTCATCTTCAACAGAAGGCCCTTTCATTGCTATAAAATATCCTCCTACTTTTATATAAGGAATACAAAATTCACTTAAAACTGTTAAATTAGCCACAGCCCTTGATACTACAACATCATTATTTTCCCTATACTCTATTTTTCTCGCACAATCTTCTGCTCTTCCATGTATACATGTTACATCATTTAATTTTATACTTAAGACCACTTGGTTTAAAAATTTTATTCTTTTATTCAAAGAATCCAAAAGTATAAGTTTTACCTCTGGTTTAATTATTTTTATAGGTATGCCTGGAAATCCTGCGCCAGTTCCTACGTCAATGATACTTTTAGCATCTTTTAAAGGCAAAAATTTAAATACTCTGATACTATCTATAAAATGCTTCTTAATTATATCTTTATCATCTACTATAGCAGTGAGGTTCATCTTATCATTCCATAATTTAAGTATATCCTTATATTTAATAAACTTATTATACTTTTCTTGATTAAAATTCAGTCCTAAATCTTTACATACAGTGTCCATGATCTCAAAATAATCCATAATATTTTCTCCAAAATTGTTATTTTATAAAAGTTTTTCTCTATGTTTTTTCTCCAGATAAACTAATAAAACAGAAATATCTGCTGGTGAAACTCCTGAAATTCTAGAAGCTTGACCTATACTTATAGGTCGTATTTTCTTTAACTTCTGATTTGCTTCTATTCTTAATCCCTTAATTTCATCATAGTCTATATTTTCAGGTATAAACTTATTTTCAAATTTTTTAAACTGTTGAACTTGCTCTAGCTGCTTTTTTATATATCCTTCATATTTTGAAATGATATTTACTTCTTCTTGAACATCTTCATTTAATTCAGGTCTATCCATATCAAGCAGCTGAAGCTTAAAATAATCAAGTTCTGGTCTTTTTATCAATTCATATAAACTTATACTTTTTTTCAATTCAGATGAACCCAATGAATTTAAAAATTCAATTACTTCTTTCTTAGGTGTTATATAAAGATTCTTTATTCTTTTTATTTCAGTTTCTATACTATTTTTTCTTTCTAGGTATTTATCATATCTTTCTTTAGTAACTAACCCTATTTTATATCCCATTTCTGTAAGTCTCAAATCTGCATTATCTTGTCTAAGTATAAGCCTGTACTCAGAACGGGATGTCATCATTCTATAAGGCTCTTCTGTTCCCTTTGTAACTAAGTCATCTATTAAGACTCCTATATAAGCATCAGATCTTTTTAAGATAAAAGGTTCTTTTCCTTTAACTTTAAGGGCGGCATTAATACCTGCAATTATGCCCTGTGATGCTGCTTCTTCGTATCCAGAGCTTCCATTTAACTGACCTGCCCCAAATAACCCTTCAACTTTTTTAAATTCTAATGTAGGTCTTAATTGCAGTGGATTTATACAATCGTATTCAATAGCATATCCTGTCCTTAAAAATTCTACATTTTCAAGCCCTATTATAGTTCTATACATAGCAATCTGAACATCTTCAGGCATTGATGTAGATGCACCATCTACATATAACTCATTTGTATCTTCGCCTTCAGGTTCAATAAATATTTGATGATTTTCCTTATTTGGAAACCTAACTATTTTATCTTCAATAGAAGGACAATATCTTGGCCCTACTGACTTAATGGACCCATTAAAAAGGGGAGATCTATTTATATTTTCTCTTATAACTTTTGTGGTATTTTCTGTAGTATATGTTAAATAACAAGATACTTGTTTTCTATCTAAATTCTCGCTCATAAAAGAAAAAGGAACTATTCTCTTATCACCTGGTTGTTCTATCATTTTAGAAAAATCCACGCTGCGTCTATTTACTCTGGCTGGTGTACCTGTCTTAAATCTTCTAATTTCTATACCTAAATCCAATAAGCTCTGTGAAAGATCATTAGCTGGCATAAATCCATTTGGACCTGAACTGTAGCTTACATCGCCTATAATTACCTTACCTTTTAAATAAGTTCCTGTAGATAGAACGATAGTTTTTGTTTCAAAATACGCCCCATTCTTGGTTATAACACCACAAACTTTACCTTCATTGTCAATTCTTATACCTACCACTTCTAATTGTTTTAAATCTAAATTATGCTGTCTCTCAAGTACACTTTTCATTCTTCCTGAGTAATTTCTCTTATCTGCTTGTGCCCTTAATGAATGCACAGCAGGTCCTTTAGAAGTATTAAGCATTCTTGACTGTATAAAAGTAGCATCAATATTTACACCCATTTCTCCACCCAAAGCATCTATTTCTCTTACTAAATGTCCCTTAGCAGTTCCCCCTATATTAGGATTACATGGCATAAATCCTATACTATCTAAATTCATTGTGCACATTAAAGTTCTACAACCCATTCTAGCTGCAGCAAGTCCTGCCTCACATCCAGCATGACCTGCACCTATAACTATTACATCATATCTTTCTGAAAAATACTCCAACTCTAATTACCTACTTTCCTAAACAAAATTGTGAAAATATTTTATCTATTATATCCTCTTCTAAAGTATCACCAGTTATTTTTCCTAAATTAATCCACGCATTTTTTATATCTATAGACACTAAGTCTATAGATAAAGTACTTTTTAATGTTTGCAGGGCTTCAATACAACTTTCCTTAGCTCTAATTAGTCCTTCTTTATGTCTAGTATTAGTTATAAACAAATCTTCTGACTTAATTTCTCCTTTAAAGAATAACTCTTTAATACAATTCTTGATTTTATCCAAACCTTCTCCATTTTTAATAGAGGTTTTTATTATAAATCTTGAATTTAAATTACAAATATCATTTAAATCTATTTTATCACCTATATCAGTTTTATTTAATAAAATAATGTATTTTCTATGATTTACATAATTTATTATTTCTTTATCTTCTTCATCTAACTCTTTACTTGAATCCAACATTAATATAACTAAATCCGATTCATCTATTTTTTCTTTAGACTTTTCAACACCTATCTTTTCTACTATATCATCAGTTTTTCTTATACCAGCTGTATCAACTATTTTTATAGGAATTCCTCCTATATTCATATACTCTT
This window of the Clostridium kluyveri DSM 555 genome carries:
- the mnmG gene encoding tRNA uridine-5-carboxymethylaminomethyl(34) synthesis enzyme MnmG, which produces MEYFSERYDVIVIGAGHAGCEAGLAAARMGCRTLMCTMNLDSIGFMPCNPNIGGTAKGHLVREIDALGGEMGVNIDATFIQSRMLNTSKGPAVHSLRAQADKRNYSGRMKSVLERQHNLDLKQLEVVGIRIDNEGKVCGVITKNGAYFETKTIVLSTGTYLKGKVIIGDVSYSSGPNGFMPANDLSQSLLDLGIEIRRFKTGTPARVNRRSVDFSKMIEQPGDKRIVPFSFMSENLDRKQVSCYLTYTTENTTKVIRENINRSPLFNGSIKSVGPRYCPSIEDKIVRFPNKENHQIFIEPEGEDTNELYVDGASTSMPEDVQIAMYRTIIGLENVEFLRTGYAIEYDCINPLQLRPTLEFKKVEGLFGAGQLNGSSGYEEAASQGIIAGINAALKVKGKEPFILKRSDAYIGVLIDDLVTKGTEEPYRMMTSRSEYRLILRQDNADLRLTEMGYKIGLVTKERYDKYLERKNSIETEIKRIKNLYITPKKEVIEFLNSLGSSELKKSISLYELIKRPELDYFKLQLLDMDRPELNEDVQEEVNIISKYEGYIKKQLEQVQQFKKFENKFIPENIDYDEIKGLRIEANQKLKKIRPISIGQASRISGVSPADISVLLVYLEKKHREKLL
- the rsmG gene encoding 16S rRNA (guanine(527)-N(7))-methyltransferase RsmG gives rise to the protein MDYFEIMDTVCKDLGLNFNQEKYNKFIKYKDILKLWNDKMNLTAIVDDKDIIKKHFIDSIRVFKFLPLKDAKSIIDVGTGAGFPGIPIKIIKPEVKLILLDSLNKRIKFLNQVVLSIKLNDVTCIHGRAEDCARKIEYRENNDVVVSRAVANLTVLSEFCIPYIKVGGYFIAMKGPSVEDEITESKNAINILGGKIEDIIKVEDDEFNHNLVVIKKITHTSDKYPRKAGIVSKNPLR